TGGACTAATCTGGTGGAAGCTACAGTTCCTCCACCCTCGCTCACCATTGTCAGTACTGGCCACCCTGGGGCTGCTGTCCCAAAGCAGGTGCCCTTGCTGGGAGTAGGAGATAGTGGGGAAATCTAGCTTTGTGTCTGGCATGAAGTACACGTGGTCAGCACGCCCCATTCTGTGTGTTGCGTACTTGCCCCTGCTGGGACAGATGAGGGGACGGAGGAGCAAGCCACCACCACAGTCGCCATTAAGGAAGAAGCTCAGATGCGTCCTTCCCAGGTCCTGAGGGAGGAGAGAACCTCAGGTCCTGGCCCTGGAGGGGAAGAGCTGCTAGGAGAGCTACTGCATGGACAAACCCAGCCTGAGCTGTTGTGCCTTGTTCCTCTTCCTTACCTGGGGTCTTCCCACACAGCACACTTCCCCAGGCTTGGGCGGCAGCTCACCCCTGCCTTCACCACTGCCTTCACCACTGCCTTCACCACTGCCTTCACCACTGCCTTCACCACTGCCTCAGTTCCTTCTGCATGGATGGCAGATCAGCTCAGAACCTGCTACCCCCACCTCTTCCCACGACAGTGCTGAGCCGATGGCTCTGTCAGTGACTCTTGAAATAGCCTCCTTGCCTCTGTTCCCATCTTTCCTTCCCACTGCGACCCCATGGAACAGAAGCTTTGTGCTGCGCCCTcctcccgtctctgcctcccagttggCCTCAGGAGGACACGTACTCACAGTCATCCAGAGCCTGGCAGTGGGTCAGGTCAGGGCAGTTACAGCCAGCAGGCTGTTTTCTTCTGGTGCCCCTGCTACCCAGGTGTTGGGTGTCTGCGAGCCACTGGCCTCTAGAGGAGGTCACCACACCTCCTCTATTTCACCTGTGCAGACAGACATCCCCTTTCTGGGATACCCTCCATCTGAAGCCCAGAGCCAGGCTCCTTAGTCTGTTCCTGGCCTCTGGGGAATTCAGCTACACTCACAGGGCTGTTACCCAGGCTTTTCTGATCCTTGTTAGCTGGTTCAGAGCCCTCACTGCCCCGTTTGGAAGCATCATGGGGGAAGAAGAGAGTTTTGTGCAGTGTGGGATGAAGATACAGAGTACCTTTAACAATAGGGAGACGGTTGAGGTGGAAAGGTAGCCCGGGTCTCCTAGGGAggagcaagggagggagggacaacTTGACACTGAAGCCTAAACACACTATGGAGTTACAAGCAAGAGGCTAAAGGAGGCCTTTGCTCAGCCCATGAGGTCACTCTGATGGCCTAGGAGGCCTTTCTGGCCTCTCTTGCAGGGTGATGATGATGACCAGAGCTTTTTTGGACCAAGAAAGCAGATTGGCTGCTAGTCTCCTTGGTTTGCCTGCCTCACAGAGCGTGTGGGCTGTGGGCCAGGCCTGTCCCTGCTCACCTGTGCCCTGGGCTGCAGGTGGAATCTCACACCAGCTTTGGGTTTCAGTGGGCCAGGTGAACTATCCCAAAGTCGCAGACAGCTCTTCCTTCGATGAGGACAGCAGCGATGCCTTATCCCCTGAGCAGCCTGCCAGCCATGAGTCCCAGGGTTCTGTGCCGTCACCCCTGGAGGCCCGAGTCAGCGAACCACTGCCCAGTGCCACCTCTGCATCCCCCACCCAGGTGAGTGTGTGCTTCCAGATGCTTCCCCAGCTCCAAGGTGCTAGGGCTGCCCAGAGTAAGGTCTCTCTCCTGGGCCGGGGTATGCCTCCTGCTCTGGCACAGGGGAGCCAGGGGGATGCTACCCTAGTTGCTCAGGTGCTGGCTGCTTGGGCTCCCCACTGGTGGGAGATGTGGGCAGAGGCCCCGCTCCAGCAGCCATAGGTCAGGTGGAGGACGACGCTGGCCACGGCTGCCTTGCAGTGGGATTGCAAACCTCACTGGCCCAgtctgtattcatttatttggaGCAGCCTGCTTTTCTTGAGTGTATTCAGTTCTTTTCattgccttctctttttctttcctagctCCTCCTGCCACCCTGGGGGTTGCTCTTCTCCTCCCCCAGTTTCTGCCCACCATTTGCACTCTGACAGTGGTGGCATCTGAGGACCCTGTGTAGGGTCAGGGCAGGCTGGGCACACCCTACCTGGAGGTGGCCATGTCCTCACTTCCCTTTTTCCCCCTCAGGTTGTGTCTCAACTTCCGATGGGCCCGGATTCCGGAGAAATGCTTTTCCTGGCAGAGcagcctcctctgcctcccccacCTCTGCTGCCTCCCAGCCTCACCAGTGGAACCACTGTCGCCACTGCCAAGCCCACTCCCACGCTCATTAAGGTACATTTCTGCCAGTGACTGTACCCTCCCCTTCCTGGTGCCCTTTGGAGTCCTGCTGTGACTTCATTCCAGCTGTGGGGACGGCTGCAGGGGCTGTGGTGCACGTCTTCTCCCATTGGTCTGGGAGTTCCTTCCTGTTCTCTCCGCTGTCCGACATAACACTGGCTGTTGCGATCGTAGCCACCAATTATTGGTGGCCTTGGGGTGGCCTTGGGCATTCCAGGTACTCATTCCTGCTCTCATCCATGAAGTCATTCCCACACATTATGTCTTGTTCACTCAACAATTCCGTGAGGCAGAAATAGAGCCCTTTGCTACAAGAGAGGAACTGAGAAGTGAAGTGATGTGGCCAGAGGCTTGCAGGAGGTGTCACTGAGTGTTCTTCTCCTCCTCCAAGGCCTGACCTGAAATGCCGGCAGGAGGCGGGGGTTACTGTCGTCGGTGTGGGGGaccctgtgctgggcactgctGGCCTCATGGACTCAGGTGTCTGCTGTTAAATTCAGCTGCACCAAGGGCTGATGCAGGGTCCCCCCTGCTCCACAGAACTGCCTGGCCACCAGGATCTCGGGGGCCCCAACCCCACACCTCCACCTGGCCCACGCCTCCCTGACTTGCTCCACCTGTACCCTTTCTGCTCTGTCCTTTCTTACTCTCTCGGTTCTCGCCTCACACAGACCCTGTGCCTGGCTTGGCAACCCCTGGCCATCTGAGCCTCAGGAGAGGCCGACAGTCTGCAGCCTGGGCTGTCTGGCGCTCGTGCTCTGGCCTTAGTAGGCCCCACTAGCTCTGGGAGCTGCCTGCCCATCTTGTGACTCTCCCTGGCTCTGTCCCATGGTGACATCCCCAGTCCCGCCTCTGCACATGACCCTGTCATCTCTGCTGCCTCCTGCTTCCTCTGTGTCAGAAAGTCACTGTGGCTTCCTGAATGTCACTGTCTCCTCTTTCAGGCCTGGGAGCAGTGAGTGGCCTCTCCTCCTAGCCTACCCTTGCTTTCAGTGCTGCCTGCCCAGGCGCTGCCTCCTCAGTGCCTGTCCTGCACCTGCATTCTCTTCCTTACTGTCAACAGGTGTCCCTGCTTTTCCCACAGAGTTCCTCCCTCCAGCGTGCTTCTCCTCACACTCCTGTTGCCTTCCTTTGCCTCCCGCGTTTGGAAGAAGAGTCTGTGTATTTTGTCTACACATCTCTTCAGTTACCCCACCAGTGGACTGAAACATTATCTTCAGGGGCCTCAATCCAAGTCCATCCCCACTGCTGTGCTCCTGGCCCAGCTATTGGGGTTCCCTCACTTTGGTTGTgttttccctgcctccctcttcctccctttaATTGGGGGTGCTCCCTAGGCTCTGCCCTttgccccctctctccctctgcctgtaCGTCTGCCTGCTCCCCAGCCTGTGCTCAGAGGTTCTCTGTGGCTGTGTTCCCTTCTTCTGGAGCAATCCTGGCCCCAGAGCCTCGGCAGCCCTGCCCTTTCTCCATCCTTCCCATGCTCCCAGCAAAACCAGAACCTCTTCTGGGGTCACTCCTCACCTGCCACATGTTCACTTTGTCTGTTCTTCCACTAGTGGGTCACCTGCCCAAACCTTCCTTTCGGTCCTCATTGCCACAAGGTCTAGACGCCACCTGTTCCTACATCCAGCCTTGTACGCTTCTGTCTGCCATTCTCTGCTCAGAACTTCTCAGCTCTCCGCGGTCTCTCTCTGGCACTCCCTTGCTAACTTACCTCGTCCAACTGCGCCCTTCCTTGCTCCAAGAACAGGCCTCCCACATATTGCCTACTGGCCCTTGGTCAGTTTGGGTCTTCTGACTCTCCTGGCCCAGCAGCTGTGCCAGCTGGAGGTCTTTGGGGGCATGAATAGGAGCTTTTAGAGTCCTGTGTTAGAACAAGAACAAGATCAccttgtgactttgggcaagtgacttcTTTGAGCCTGTTGACCATTTTCAAGTAGACATGACAGTTCCTACCTGGCAGGATTCCCCCCAGCCCCAAAAAAAGCAAGCAGCATTCTTGAGAAGCTTGTGTGGCTCCGTCTTTGTAAAGTGCCTGGTCTGGTGCAGCCCAAGCTCCATCAGTCAGCTGGGTTTTACCTCCTTGTGTTCACTCTGGCTTGGGGTCATGGTGATGTCTGTGCTGGAACATTTGGTTGATTTACCCTCCAAGCTAGAAGCTCTTTTAagccaggggccaggcacagcCCTCTTTGTCACTCCAGCCCCTTTCCTGGCACATTTCTGGGCACGTTTCTGCTTTCAACGGAGTGTATGGTCCCATGGGGAAGAGTGGAAATGGGCAAAGTGTGGATGGAGATGTCTTCTCGGAAGCCACACAGGCGTGGGGAGAGCTGCCAGCCCCACCCCGAGAAGCCTGAGGCTGCCCCTGAATGGCACCCTGTCTCCTGTGCCCTCAGCAAAGCCAACCCAAGTCTGCCAGTGAGAAGTCACAGCGCAGCAAGAAGGCCAAGGAGCTGAAGCCAAAGGTGAAGAAGCTCAAGTACCACCAGTACATCCCCCCGGACCAGAAGCAGGACAGGGGGGCACCCCCCATGGACTCATCCTATGCCAAGatcctgcagcagcagcagctcttcCTCCAGCTGCAGATTCtcaaccagcagcagcagcagcaccacaaCTACCAGGCCATCCTGCCTGCCCCGCCAAAGTAGGCACCCACTTGCCaccacctgcccctgccctccccaaGCCACCCTGAGCCAGGCAGGTGCCACATCTGGTGGAGGTGAACCCCACATCTTTAAGGACCCTCTGGTCTGGGTGCTACAGAGTGGTCTGCAGGCAGGGTCACCCTAGCCTTTGCTAGGCCCTTGCCCCATGCCTATCTGTACCCAACCCTGCAGCCCAGGCTTGGGCTGCCACCTGCAGAGGCCACGGGTGATGCTGGATGGGTGCTCATTTCCGCCTTTTCTTCTCAGGTCAGCAGGTGAGGCCCTGGGAAGCAGCGGGAATCCCTCAGTACGCAGCCTCTCCACTACCAATAGCAGCTCCAGCTCAGGTGCCCCTGGGCCCTGTGGGCTGGCACGTCAGAACAGCACCTCACTGACTGGCAAGCCGGGAGCCCTGCCAGCCAACCTGGACGACATGAAGGTACACAGCCACTGGAAAACTTGAGCCACTGCCAGCCTGGCCCTTCCCACAGGGGCTGTCCGGGTGCTGGTTTTTAGGCAGGGAAGGCATCCAGCCTAGGACCCACCATCGTGGAAGGCAGCGCAGGGCTCCAGGCTCTGGTCCCTATCGGACAGGGGCACCTTGGGCACAGCTCCGAGGCTGCCTGGAGGTGGTCATGGCGAGTGACACCAGCTTCCTCGTGGTGGGTCCTGTTGTTGGCAGCACAGCCGGCATCTGTCCAGGCAGTCGCATGTCTCTTATCTTCCTTGACTTGTATGGTACATTCAATGTGAGAAGTGGGGATTGGTGTCCCTGTGAGGATGGTCAAGCTGAGGCACTGACAGGAGGAGAAGCTTGTCCACAGTCGCAGACCTGGTCAGTGTAGACTGGCCTGTCCAGTAGCAACCCTGCTTGCATTTTCCCCTTTGCCGGTGAATGCGGAGCTCAGGGTGCTGTTCAGATGCAGTGCCTGCCTGGGAAGAGAGTGGCCTGTGATCAGGGTCACAGACTTGGCTTCCGTCCCAGGGCCTTGGAGAGGAGTGGGTCATGCCCAGTGCCTTGTGTGTTTTCTCTGCCCCATCAGAAGATTGACTGGACCAAGCTCTCCCTTGAGAACTTGTTCTCTGAACTAGGTTGGGCCCTACTTTCATGAGCTCggttttctcttctgcaaaactAAGTCTGTTCCATTCAAGATTTATTGAGCCCAAGCACcatgctgggggctggggacagcTGTGGGCACCATGTGCCAGCCCCCGCTGCCTGCATAGGTGGGGAGCATTGTAACCAGGTCCCTGCTAGAGTGAGAACAATGAAAGGGAGGATGCTGTTGGCTCAGGTGGTGGGGGGCATTGCGCCCTCTAGGCTGCTGGAGGATTAGGGCAGTTGATGCATCTGAAGTGCCCTTCTGTCAGACTGCCCTTCTGCCTGGACCCAGTGCCCTGTGTCCAGCTGCCCCTGGCCTCCCTGACTCTTGACTGCCTTGCAGGTggcagagctgaagcaggagctGAAGTTGCGATCACTGCCCGTCTCAGGCACCAAAACTGAGCTGATTGAGCGCCTTCGAGCCTACCAAGACCAAATCGGCCCTGTCCCAGGAGCCCCCAaggcccctgccaccacctcTATCCTGCACAAGGCTGGCGAGGTGGTGGTAGCCTTCCCGGCGGCCCGGCTGAGCACAGGGCCAGCTCTGGTGGCAGCAGGCCTGGCCCCAACTGAGGTGGTGGTGGCCACGGTGACCAGCAATGGAGTGGTGAAATTTGGCAGCACGGGCTCCACACCGCCTGTGTCTCCTACGCCCTCAGAGCGCTCACTGCTCAGCACCGGCGATGAAAACTCCACCCCCGGGGACACCTTTGGTGAGATGGTGACGTCTCCCCTGACGCAGCTGACCCTGCAGGCCTCACCACTGCAGATCCTCGTGAAGGAGGAGGGCCCCCGGGCCGGGTCCTGTTGCCTGAGCCCTGGGGGGCGGGCAGAGCTAGAGGGGCGCGACAAGGACCAGATGCTGCAGGAGAAAGACAAGCAGATCGAGGAGCTGACGCGCATGCTCCGGCAGAAGCAGCAGCTGGTGGAGCGGCTCAGGCTGCAGCTGGAGCAGGAAAAGCGAGCCCAGCAGCCTGCCCCAacccctgtccccacccctgcccctctcGGCACCCCAGTGAAGCAGGAGAACAGCTTCTCCAGCTGCCAACTGAGCCGACAGCCCTTGGGCCCTGCTCACCCATTCAGTCCCAGCCTGGCGGCCCCAACCACCAACCATGTAGACCCTTGTGCTGCGGCCCCGGGGCCCCCGTCCGTGGTGGTGAAGCAGGAAGCTGTGCAGCCTGAGCCCGAGCCGGTCCCCACCCCCCAGCTGCTTCTGGGTCCTCAGGGCCCTGGCCTCATCAAGGGGGTTGCACCTCCCACCCTCATCACTGACTCCACAGGGACCCACCTTGTCCTCACCGTGACCAATAAGAATGCAGACAGCCCTGGCCTGTCCAGTGGAAGCCCCCAGCAGGTACCTGGGTATGGGAGGAACCGGGCAGGGCCCAGAGGAGGGTGGGAAGAGCGTCTCGCGACAGCCCTCGTGGGCCCCAGGGGCCCCTCGTGCTGGGCATTTTGTGTTTGCTTCATTTAATCTTCCTTTCGACCCTCTGAAATGAGAGGTCGTTATCCCCATCTCACCACGGGGAGCACTGAGACTTAGGAAAGTTAAGGGACTTGCCTGAGACCCCCTAGCCATAGGGCAGAACCATTGGTGAGCTCTCCACCTCTCTCGGTGTTGAGACTAGAACATTTTTGCACCTCAGCAGAGGACTCCTGAGCAGCCCACACCAGGCTGGGCCTGCCCTAGTGCTGCTCTGTGGGGAGTGGCCAGTGAAGGTCAGAGGTAGCCTGCCCTGGGGAGAGGCTGTGGGGTCCTCTGGCCAGGATCCAGCTCAGGGTCCTCCCCTCAGAGAGGCCAGCTGTCCCCACCGAGGTGTCAGCAGCAGAAAGCTCCCCTAGCAGACCTCTCAGCCTAGGCCACAGGTGAGGCTGCCCTAAGGCTTTATGTAGCCTTGTGGTCCTGCAGAACTTGGGGGTGGAGGAGACAGTGACAGGAACAGGTACCTCAGGATAGGAGATGGGGGTCCCTGAGCAGACCCAAGCAGAGAAAGAAGCTGCAGAAATCTCAGGGGGTGACCAGCCCAGCCCAGAGACCTCTCCCAAACCTCAAGAGGCCAGGTACCCCGGGTTGAGGGTCCCCCATCCTGTATTCCTTCTTACCTAGTGGCTTTCACGAAAGCTCCCTAAAAGCCAGTGCCCCCCATCTGCCCTCCTAGAGTGTGAGAGGCCCTGGCCCtatccccacccctcacccctacAAGGCAGGTCTGTACCCCCAGCCCCCTGGCCACTGGTCCTCTCCCTGCTCTTCTGTCCAGCCCTCATCCCAGCCTGGCTCTCCAGTGCCTGCCGCCTCTGCCCAGATGGACCTAGAGCACCCACTGCAGCCCCTCTTTGGGACCCCCACGTCTCTGCTGAAGAAGGAACCACCTGGCTATGAGGAAGCCATGAGCCAGCAGCCCAAACAGCAGGTGAGGAAGGCGGGCTGGGCCTGGCCATTGTGGGCGGCTGCCCTAGGCTGCTGGGCTGAGGTTCCTACAGCCCCAGCTGCAGGAATAGGGGGCAGGTGAAGCCCAGCTTCAGGGTCAGAGAGGCCTTGGGGAGTGGGCCGTTGGGGGATAGGCACCAGGAGTCCGGGCACGCCTGTGGGTGCTGTGGGTCTGGCTGCTTATTCTGGGTGGAGGGAGGAGCCTCATTCGTAGTTCATGCTGGGAGCCCCCATTcaagagtttcactttttttttttttttctttgtcccgCAGGAAAATGGTTCCTCAAGCCAGCAGATGGACGACCTGTTTGACATTCTCATTCAGAGCGGAGGTAACCCCAGGTCCCCTGCTGCCTCCTGACAGCCTTCTCTGTTCATAGGTGTCTCTAGCCctgggttggtttgtttttatggAATGCTTCCATGCGTGACCAGTCTTGGGCAAGCACTGTGGATGCATGGTGGCTGTGAGCCCTCCTGTCTCCAGGGCCTGGATGAGAGGACCAGGGAAGGTGTCGTCCTTCAGCAGGGAGCACTGCCCCCAGGCCCTCACCTGCCAATGAACAGAAGAGACATTTGCCCTTGTGGAGCTCACAGTGCAGCCTGGGGAGGTggaaaacaagtagaagaaataagCAGATCATATGGAAGATCCGAGAGGAGCCTTCGGAGgcggaggggagggagaggtcTGGGGAGCCTGGTGGGGAAGGGCCGGGATGGCTCCTGTGAGCGGGAGCAGCTGTGTGCATCTGTGCGGCCTCGGGAGTGCCTGGCGAGTTGGAGTGGAGttgaggaaagggaaagaagggcTTTGTGGCCAGATCATGCATGGCCTCCTGGGCATCAGGGCAGGGTGGCTTTGGCTCCATCGTGTGGGAAGCCATCGCACAGCCTTGGGTAGAGTGGCCTGGTCTGATGCAGGACCCAGGAACCTTCCAGCTGCTGTAGCGATAGCAGCCGTGCAACGGCAGAAGCAGGGAGCCCCAGGTTGGGGGTGGTGGGAGAGCAGGGCTGTGGCCCAGCAGGCAGCAGTGGCAGGTGGAGGAATAGCTGGAGTCAGCCCCATTTGGAGAGAGCCAGGTTGGTGTCTTTATGGATGAGGtgtggagagagggaaggaacagCCAAGGATGACTTCAAGGGCTGTGGCCTGAAGGGCCAGGGTGGAGTGGCCATTGATGGGGTGAGCTGGGGAGGGGGCACGTGTGGGACCACATTGTGCAGTCGCTGATGGGGTGTGTCATGAGTGGAGGGTTTACAGGGACAGTTGACATCGAGTGGCATTTGTAAGGTCTGGGCTGCAATGTAGGAGTTGGGGTGTTGTCACATCTAGATTGGCAGTTGGAGCTGGGAGGCTGCCCAGGGCGTGAGGTGGGGGAGCAGAGGTCGGGGCTGAGCCCAGCCTTGGGGGTCGAGAGGACAAGCAGTGGCAGGGTGTGGTGTCCTGGAAGCCAGCTGTGGCCAAGGGAGCTGAGGACCGAGGTCTGGACCCGGAAGCAGGCGTCATGGGCACAACAGGAAGTCTGTGAGAGGCCTGAGAGCAGGGTTGGGGGTGGCCATGGAGAGCTCTCTGGGAGGTTCCTCTgcagaggggaggaagagagtagGGCAGATGCTGGATGGGAGACAGCATGCATCTGTGTGAGGGACCCAGCTGGGAGTGGAAGATCCCAGAGGACCCCAAGATGGCCCTGGGAAGGAGCTTACTGGCGGCAGCAGGCAAGAAGGCTGGGCGTGTGGTGCCGACGCTGGTCGGCGAGCACGGACTTCTCTCCAAGTGTCTCAGTGGCttctggaggaggaggagtggctGAGGGGTACAGGAAAAGCGGGAGCTCAGCCTGGAACCACAGCTCTACCAGAGTGGATTTGATGTTGtgtgaattttatttcaatttaagaCGAGCTCAGTCACTGGTGTTCCTGTGAAGTCAGCAATTCTCAAGCCTTAGGGAGAATCCCCAGGTCCCTGGGGCCTGAGGTGCATCTCTCACCAGTGCAGGTGGCACTGAGGTGGCAGGTATGGGACCTGCTTTGGGGACAACTGGGCTGGGCACTCAGGAAAGAGGCCTTGGCATGAGCTTTAGGAGTTTCCAAGGGAAGGTGGTGCTACCCCAGAGATTGTTCaagaaggaaaagggaacagGCTTTGAACTCTAACTTCTAAGAGATGGTAGAGAAAAGGAGAATGGTGGGTGTGGGTGCCGCCTGCCCCCAAAGGGACACTGAGAAGTGGCCCAAGAGGTGGCAGTGATGCCAGAAGCAGATGTTTGAGGAGAGAGGTCTGGGCAGGTGGTGGCAGCTGGAGGTGAGCGACCTGCTTGCCTGTGAGAGCAGCTGCAGGGCAAAGAATGCATTCTGCTGGGCCAGGAGGGGCCGGAGCCCACAGGATTGGGGAGCAGGCCCGGTTTttgcataattcttttttttagttgtggtgaaataataaaatttgccattctaaccattttttaaatgtacaattcagagGTATTAGGTCCAT
This window of the Rhinopithecus roxellana isolate Shanxi Qingling chromosome 13, ASM756505v1, whole genome shotgun sequence genome carries:
- the MRTFA gene encoding myocardin-related transcription factor A isoform X2; the encoded protein is MPPLKSPAAFHEQRRSLERARTEDYLKRKIRSRPERSELVRMHILEETSAEPSLQAKQLKLKRARLADDLNEKIAQRPGPMELVEKNILPVESSLKEAIIVGQVNYPKVADSSSFDEDSSDALSPEQPASHESQGSVPSPLEARVSEPLPSATSASPTQVVSQLPMGPDSGEMLFLAEQPPLPPPPLLPPSLTSGTTVATAKPTPTLIKQSQPKSASEKSQRSKKAKELKPKVKKLKYHQYIPPDQKQDRGAPPMDSSYAKILQQQQLFLQLQILNQQQQQHHNYQAILPAPPKSAGEALGSSGNPSVRSLSTTNSSSSSGAPGPCGLARQNSTSLTGKPGALPANLDDMKVAELKQELKLRSLPVSGTKTELIERLRAYQDQIGPVPGAPKAPATTSILHKAGEVVVAFPAARLSTGPALVAAGLAPTEVVVATVTSNGVVKFGSTGSTPPVSPTPSERSLLSTGDENSTPGDTFGEMVTSPLTQLTLQASPLQILVKEEGPRAGSCCLSPGGRAELEGRDKDQMLQEKDKQIEELTRMLRQKQQLVERLRLQLEQEKRAQQPAPTPVPTPAPLGTPVKQENSFSSCQLSRQPLGPAHPFSPSLAAPTTNHVDPCAAAPGPPSVVVKQEAVQPEPEPVPTPQLLLGPQGPGLIKGVAPPTLITDSTGTHLVLTVTNKNADSPGLSSGSPQQPSSQPGSPVPAASAQMDLEHPLQPLFGTPTSLLKKEPPGYEEAMSQQPKQQENGSSSQQMDDLFDILIQSGEISADFKEPPSLPGKEKPSPKTACGSPLAAQPSPSAELPQAAPPPPGSPSLPGRLEDFLESSTGLPLLTSGHEGPEPLSLIDDLHSQMLSSTAILDHPPSPMDTSELHFAPEPSSTMGLDLADGHLDSMDWLELSSGGPVLSLAPLSTTAPSLFSTDFLDGHDLQLHWDSCL
- the MRTFA gene encoding myocardin-related transcription factor A isoform X1; this translates as MTLLEPEMLMMAVQSVLQLKLQQRRTREELVSQGIMPPLKSPAAFHEQRRSLERARTEDYLKRKIRSRPERSELVRMHILEETSAEPSLQAKQLKLKRARLADDLNEKIAQRPGPMELVEKNILPVESSLKEAIIVGQVNYPKVADSSSFDEDSSDALSPEQPASHESQGSVPSPLEARVSEPLPSATSASPTQVVSQLPMGPDSGEMLFLAEQPPLPPPPLLPPSLTSGTTVATAKPTPTLIKQSQPKSASEKSQRSKKAKELKPKVKKLKYHQYIPPDQKQDRGAPPMDSSYAKILQQQQLFLQLQILNQQQQQHHNYQAILPAPPKSAGEALGSSGNPSVRSLSTTNSSSSSGAPGPCGLARQNSTSLTGKPGALPANLDDMKVAELKQELKLRSLPVSGTKTELIERLRAYQDQIGPVPGAPKAPATTSILHKAGEVVVAFPAARLSTGPALVAAGLAPTEVVVATVTSNGVVKFGSTGSTPPVSPTPSERSLLSTGDENSTPGDTFGEMVTSPLTQLTLQASPLQILVKEEGPRAGSCCLSPGGRAELEGRDKDQMLQEKDKQIEELTRMLRQKQQLVERLRLQLEQEKRAQQPAPTPVPTPAPLGTPVKQENSFSSCQLSRQPLGPAHPFSPSLAAPTTNHVDPCAAAPGPPSVVVKQEAVQPEPEPVPTPQLLLGPQGPGLIKGVAPPTLITDSTGTHLVLTVTNKNADSPGLSSGSPQQPSSQPGSPVPAASAQMDLEHPLQPLFGTPTSLLKKEPPGYEEAMSQQPKQQENGSSSQQMDDLFDILIQSGEISADFKEPPSLPGKEKPSPKTACGSPLAAQPSPSAELPQAAPPPPGSPSLPGRLEDFLESSTGLPLLTSGHEGPEPLSLIDDLHSQMLSSTAILDHPPSPMDTSELHFAPEPSSTMGLDLADGHLDSMDWLELSSGGPVLSLAPLSTTAPSLFSTDFLDGHDLQLHWDSCL
- the MRTFA gene encoding myocardin-related transcription factor A isoform X3, translated to MPPLKSPAAFHEQRRSLERARTEDYLKRKIRSRPERSELVRMHILEETSAEPSLQAKQLKLKRARLADDLNEKIAQRPGPMELVEKNILPVESSLKEAIIVGQVNYPKVADSSSFDEDSSDALSPEQPASHESQGSVPSPLEARVSEPLPSATSASPTQVVSQLPMGPDSGEMLFLAEQPPLPPPPLLPPSLTSGTTVATAKPTPTLIKQSQPKSASEKSQRSKKAKELKPKVKKLKYHQYIPPDQKQDRGAPPMDSSYAKILQQQQLFLQLQILNQQQQQHHNYQAILPAPPKSAGEALGSSGNPSVRSLSTTNSSSSSGAPGPCGLARQNSTSLTGKPGALPANLDDMKVAELKQELKLRSLPVSGTKTELIERLRAYQDQIGPVPGAPKAPATTSILHKAGEVVVAFPAARLSTGPALVAAGLAPTEVVVATVTSNGVVKFGSTGSTPPVSPTPSERSLLSTGDENSTPGDTFGEMVTSPLTQLTLQASPLQILVKEEGPRAGSCCLSPGGRAELEGRDKDQMLQEKDKQIEELTRMLRQKQQLVERLRLQLEQEKRAQQPAPTPVPTPAPLGTPVKQENSFSSCQLSRQPLGPAHPFSPSLAAPTTNHVDPCAAAPGPPSVVVKQEAVQPEPEPVPTPQLLLGPQGPGLIKGVAPPTLITDSTGTHLVLTVTNKNADSPGLSSGSPQQPSSQPGSPVPAASAQMDLEHPLQPLFGTPTSLLKKEPPGYEEAMSQQPKQQENGSSSQQMDDLFDILIQSGGNPRNFSRFQGAAIPAREGEAIPEDSLWVPPGSTAITLC